In one window of Corynebacterium mycetoides DNA:
- a CDS encoding zf-HC2 domain-containing protein yields the protein MLSHEEVRAALSARVDGEDTGLDDDVVDAHVSHCASCRAYYDRVLSLSHNLRFVEADGGMAPPEDLSQLILDGVDDEWRRISRRRTVWLALGRVALVVLALVWGVWAVDGLVQSPAQSLGAVEQAAGKLGVASALLLSAARPGQIPGVALVVGTMFTFSLGFAILDGELAGHLLVLLPTLVALVGMLAVDRWHRVSHVWRMLGADPRG from the coding sequence GTGCTTAGCCATGAGGAGGTGCGGGCCGCGCTGTCGGCGCGCGTGGACGGGGAAGACACCGGGCTTGATGATGACGTGGTCGACGCCCACGTCAGCCACTGCGCCTCCTGCCGCGCCTATTACGACCGCGTGCTGTCGCTGTCGCACAACTTGCGGTTCGTGGAGGCGGACGGCGGGATGGCCCCGCCGGAGGACTTGTCACAGCTGATCTTGGACGGGGTGGACGACGAGTGGCGCAGAATCTCCCGGCGCCGCACGGTGTGGCTTGCCCTGGGCAGGGTCGCGCTCGTTGTTCTGGCGCTCGTGTGGGGCGTGTGGGCGGTTGACGGCCTGGTCCAGTCTCCGGCCCAATCCCTCGGCGCGGTCGAGCAGGCGGCGGGCAAGCTCGGGGTGGCCAGCGCGCTGCTGTTGTCGGCGGCCCGGCCGGGCCAGATCCCCGGTGTCGCGCTCGTGGTGGGGACGATGTTCACGTTCAGCCTGGGGTTCGCGATCCTTGATGGCGAGCTGGCGGGCCACCTGCTGGTCCTGCTGCCCACCCTCGTTGCGCTCGTGGGCATGCTGGCGGTCGACCGCTGGCACCGGGTGAGCCACGTCTGGCGGATGCTCGGGGCGGACCCCAGGGGCTAG
- the metG gene encoding methionine--tRNA ligase has translation MTTDETSVNVLVCVAWPYANGPRHIGHVAGFGVPSDVFARYQRMVGNNVLMVSGTDEHGTPLLVQADKEGVTVKELADRYNAQIVEDLAGLGLSYDLFTRTTTRNHYAVVQELFKGLHANGYMVKETTSGAISPSTGRTLPDRYIEGTCPICGATDARGDQCDTCGNQLDPADLINPVSKINGETPEFVETEHFMLDLPALHDALKAWLETREDWRPNVLKFSLNLLEDMRPRAMTRDIDWGIPIPVEGWQDNPSKKLYVWFDAVVGYLSASIEWAARSGNPDAWKAFWQDPATEAYYFMGKDNITFHSQIWPAELLGYAGKGAAGGTAGKLGELNLPTEVVSSEFLTMSGSKFSSSKGVVIYVKDFLAEFGPDPLRYFIAVAGPENNDTDFTWDEFVRRVNNELANGWGNLVNRTVSMAHKNFEEVPAPAELTESDQRILDLAESTFAEAGADLGEAKFKNAITKVMHVVGEANAYIAENEPWKLAKDASQRDRLATVLWTALQVVSDCNAMLTPFIPHTAQKVHETLGRDGVWAASPRVEEVVDDVHAEGVELVGVGLPEEGQTYLTITGDYAGQKATWGRVEVTPGTTLPKPQPLIAKLDPELGETGPAWAPVQ, from the coding sequence ATGACTACTGATGAGACCTCGGTGAACGTCCTCGTCTGCGTGGCCTGGCCCTACGCCAACGGCCCGCGCCACATTGGCCACGTCGCCGGATTCGGCGTCCCCTCCGACGTCTTCGCCCGCTACCAGCGCATGGTGGGCAACAATGTGCTCATGGTGTCGGGCACGGACGAGCACGGCACCCCGCTTCTGGTCCAGGCGGACAAGGAGGGCGTGACGGTCAAAGAGTTGGCGGACCGCTACAACGCGCAGATCGTCGAGGACCTCGCGGGCCTCGGCCTGTCCTACGATCTGTTCACGCGCACGACAACGCGCAACCACTACGCCGTCGTGCAGGAGCTGTTCAAGGGCCTGCACGCCAACGGATACATGGTCAAGGAGACCACCAGCGGGGCGATTTCCCCGTCCACGGGCCGCACCCTGCCCGACCGCTACATCGAGGGCACCTGCCCGATCTGCGGAGCAACCGACGCCCGCGGCGACCAGTGCGACACCTGCGGTAACCAGCTCGACCCGGCGGACCTTATCAACCCGGTGTCCAAAATCAACGGGGAGACGCCCGAGTTCGTGGAAACCGAGCACTTCATGCTCGATCTGCCCGCGCTTCACGACGCCTTGAAGGCGTGGCTGGAAACCCGCGAGGACTGGCGCCCCAACGTGCTGAAGTTCTCGCTCAACCTGCTCGAGGACATGCGCCCGCGCGCGATGACCCGCGACATCGACTGGGGCATTCCGATCCCGGTCGAGGGGTGGCAGGACAACCCCTCGAAGAAGCTCTACGTGTGGTTCGACGCGGTGGTGGGCTACCTGTCCGCCTCCATCGAGTGGGCGGCGCGCTCCGGGAACCCGGACGCCTGGAAGGCGTTCTGGCAGGACCCGGCCACCGAGGCCTACTACTTCATGGGCAAGGACAACATCACCTTCCACTCGCAGATCTGGCCGGCCGAGCTGCTCGGCTACGCCGGCAAGGGCGCGGCGGGCGGGACCGCGGGGAAGCTCGGCGAGCTGAACCTGCCCACTGAGGTCGTGTCCTCGGAGTTTCTCACCATGTCGGGTTCGAAGTTCTCCTCGTCGAAGGGCGTGGTGATCTACGTCAAGGACTTCCTCGCGGAGTTCGGCCCCGACCCGCTACGCTACTTCATCGCGGTCGCCGGGCCGGAGAACAACGACACGGACTTCACCTGGGATGAGTTCGTCCGCCGTGTGAACAACGAGCTCGCCAACGGCTGGGGCAACCTGGTCAACCGCACCGTGTCCATGGCCCACAAGAACTTCGAGGAGGTCCCGGCGCCCGCCGAGCTCACGGAGTCGGACCAGCGCATCCTCGACTTGGCGGAGAGCACCTTCGCCGAGGCCGGCGCGGACTTGGGCGAGGCGAAGTTCAAAAACGCCATCACCAAGGTTATGCACGTGGTGGGCGAGGCCAATGCCTACATCGCGGAGAACGAGCCGTGGAAGCTGGCCAAGGACGCCTCACAGCGCGACCGCCTCGCCACCGTGCTGTGGACGGCGCTGCAGGTGGTCTCGGACTGCAACGCCATGCTCACCCCGTTCATCCCGCACACCGCGCAGAAGGTCCACGAGACCCTGGGCCGCGACGGCGTGTGGGCAGCGTCCCCGCGCGTGGAGGAAGTAGTCGACGATGTCCACGCGGAGGGCGTCGAGCTCGTGGGGGTGGGCCTGCCCGAGGAGGGCCAGACCTACCTGACCATTACCGGCGACTACGCCGGGCAGAAGGCGACGTGGGGCCGCGTCGAGGTGACGCCGGGCACGACGCTGCCCAAGCCGCAGCCGCTCATTGCCAAGCTCGATCCGGAGCTGGGGGAGACCGGCCCCGCGTGGGCGCCGGTGCAGTAG
- a CDS encoding dolichyl-phosphate-mannose--protein mannosyltransferase — MWSKGNIPGVTPVISPRPVILPAAVRWARRDTVALAIVAGFALFTRFLGLTQPTAGGTPIFDEKHYVPQAWDVVRSAGNPVIGGIESNPAFGLVVHPPLGKQLLAIGEVFFGYTPLGWRVMPALFGVGIVVFTFLLARRLSQSTTLAFLAGLLAVFDGVLLVTSKFGMLDVFQVFFVVAAAWTLAGDMRQAAFAPRRVRWWRFATGVLLGLALSVKWSGLYYIAFFGLLSSFWDLWLRRRRGEARPVRSTLLHDVPPALASIVLVPALLYIWSWRAWFASETSVYRHAAVDGTVAGSDWPWLGALPDAVASWLYYHLSVAEFHASLTSSSGHSHPWDSKPWAWLVGARPILYSSATDIECGGSTCREMIFLFGTPAIWWVTVPVLAWSGWVWLTRRDYRVIVPVVAFAAGFIPWLAAFDRQMYFFYAAALAPFSIVLIALALGAVAGLGRPVRSALVRRAAGYPITSGHLAVIGYMALVIGMFVYFAPILYGLRIPESSYNAIMWLPSWT, encoded by the coding sequence ATGTGGTCCAAGGGTAATATCCCGGGGGTGACTCCGGTTATTTCCCCCAGACCCGTGATCCTGCCCGCGGCGGTGCGGTGGGCGCGGCGCGACACCGTGGCGCTGGCCATCGTGGCCGGCTTCGCGCTGTTCACCCGATTTCTGGGCCTGACCCAGCCGACGGCCGGGGGCACCCCGATCTTCGACGAGAAGCACTACGTGCCCCAGGCGTGGGACGTGGTGCGCTCGGCGGGCAACCCCGTTATCGGCGGCATCGAGTCCAATCCGGCCTTCGGGCTGGTGGTCCACCCGCCGCTGGGAAAGCAGCTGCTCGCCATTGGTGAGGTTTTCTTCGGCTACACCCCGCTCGGCTGGCGGGTCATGCCGGCGCTGTTCGGGGTCGGCATCGTGGTGTTTACCTTCCTGCTGGCCAGGCGGCTGAGCCAGTCCACCACACTGGCGTTTCTCGCCGGCCTTCTCGCCGTATTCGACGGCGTGCTGCTGGTGACCTCCAAGTTCGGCATGCTCGACGTGTTCCAGGTCTTCTTCGTCGTCGCCGCCGCGTGGACCCTCGCCGGCGACATGCGGCAGGCTGCGTTCGCCCCGCGCCGCGTCCGCTGGTGGCGTTTCGCCACCGGGGTGCTCCTCGGCCTCGCGCTGTCCGTGAAATGGTCCGGCCTGTACTACATCGCGTTCTTCGGCCTGCTCTCGTCGTTCTGGGACCTGTGGCTCCGCCGGCGCCGCGGCGAGGCCCGACCCGTCAGGTCTACCTTGCTTCACGACGTCCCCCCGGCGCTCGCCTCGATCGTGCTCGTCCCCGCCCTGCTCTACATCTGGTCCTGGCGGGCCTGGTTCGCCTCGGAGACGTCCGTGTACCGCCACGCCGCCGTCGACGGCACCGTCGCCGGGTCGGACTGGCCCTGGCTCGGCGCGCTGCCGGACGCGGTGGCCAGCTGGCTGTACTACCACCTCTCGGTGGCGGAGTTTCACGCCAGCCTGACGTCGTCAAGCGGGCACTCGCACCCCTGGGACTCGAAGCCGTGGGCGTGGCTGGTGGGCGCGCGGCCGATCCTGTACTCCTCCGCCACCGACATCGAGTGCGGCGGCTCGACATGCCGCGAGATGATCTTCCTCTTCGGAACGCCCGCGATCTGGTGGGTCACCGTGCCCGTGCTGGCGTGGTCGGGGTGGGTGTGGCTCACCCGGCGGGACTACCGCGTCATCGTGCCGGTCGTGGCCTTCGCGGCGGGCTTTATCCCCTGGCTCGCGGCGTTCGACCGCCAGATGTACTTCTTCTACGCCGCTGCTCTCGCACCCTTTTCCATCGTGCTCATCGCGCTTGCGCTGGGCGCTGTGGCGGGCCTCGGCCGCCCCGTCCGCAGCGCACTCGTGCGCCGCGCCGCGGGCTACCCCATCACCTCGGGCCACCTCGCCGTGATCGGCTACATGGCCCTGGTGATCGGCATGTTCGTCTACTTCGCGCCGATCCTCTACGGGCTACGCATCCCGGAGAGCTCCTACAACGCCATCATGTGGCTTCCCAGCTGGACCTAG
- a CDS encoding DUF3806 domain-containing protein: MASENFTDIDSATRSQIDRDLDEAAARGIGGDAYAVAASFETVITEYLSRDPDLKRTFSRGEVARVYGTALGESLVRDYGFAWQLLSDDYGTDLVVAESPERYTAPIVVVDARFEDDEPGRLTAFLTHFLRARPQ, from the coding sequence ATGGCATCCGAAAATTTCACCGACATTGATTCCGCCACCCGCTCCCAGATTGACAGAGACCTCGACGAGGCCGCCGCCCGCGGCATCGGCGGCGACGCCTACGCCGTCGCCGCGTCATTCGAGACCGTGATCACGGAGTACCTCTCCCGGGACCCCGACCTCAAACGCACCTTCTCCCGGGGCGAAGTCGCCCGCGTCTACGGCACCGCGCTCGGGGAAAGCCTCGTGCGCGACTACGGGTTCGCCTGGCAGTTGCTCAGCGACGACTACGGCACCGACCTCGTGGTCGCCGAGAGCCCCGAGCGCTACACCGCCCCCATCGTCGTCGTGGACGCCCGCTTCGAGGACGACGAGCCGGGGCGGCTCACCGCTTTCCTCACTCATTTCCTGCGAGCTCGTCCTCAATAA
- a CDS encoding TatD family hydrolase, protein MSRKPRPIPVPAEPVAGLVDAHTHLTSVGDASRLAGLVERAAAAGVERMCTVGDGLEEAEAALQAAHDNERVWAACAIHPTRAGELDAAARERLTALAADPRCVAVGETGIDTYWLTHDPENTASLEVQEEALRWHIDLAVSTGKALMIHNREGDAELLRILADSPRPREVMLHCFSSPVDVAREAIDRGYVLSFAGNVTFKRNAHLREAAALAPAGQLLIETDAPYMTPEPFRGARNEPALIGHTATVVAAERGVAPAELAAQLGETFSRVFAV, encoded by the coding sequence ATGAGCAGAAAGCCCCGCCCGATTCCCGTTCCCGCCGAGCCCGTCGCCGGGCTTGTCGACGCCCACACGCACCTCACCTCCGTCGGGGACGCATCCCGGCTGGCAGGGCTGGTGGAGCGCGCCGCCGCGGCTGGGGTGGAGCGCATGTGCACCGTCGGTGACGGGCTGGAGGAAGCGGAGGCGGCGCTTCAGGCCGCCCACGACAACGAGCGCGTGTGGGCGGCGTGCGCGATTCACCCGACGCGCGCGGGCGAGCTGGACGCCGCCGCCCGCGAACGCCTCACCGCGCTGGCCGCCGACCCGCGCTGCGTGGCCGTGGGGGAGACCGGCATCGACACCTACTGGCTCACCCACGACCCGGAGAACACAGCCTCCCTCGAGGTGCAGGAGGAGGCGTTGCGCTGGCACATCGATCTGGCGGTGTCCACCGGCAAGGCGCTCATGATCCACAACCGGGAGGGGGACGCGGAGCTGCTGCGGATTCTGGCCGATTCCCCGCGCCCGCGCGAGGTGATGCTGCACTGTTTTTCCTCCCCGGTCGACGTGGCGCGGGAGGCCATTGACAGGGGTTACGTGCTCTCGTTTGCGGGCAATGTGACGTTCAAGCGCAACGCGCACCTGCGCGAGGCGGCGGCGCTGGCACCGGCGGGGCAGCTGCTCATTGAGACGGACGCGCCGTACATGACACCGGAGCCGTTCCGCGGCGCACGCAACGAGCCCGCGCTCATCGGGCACACCGCCACGGTGGTCGCCGCCGAGCGGGGAGTGGCGCCCGCGGAGCTGGCCGCGCAGCTGGGCGAGACCTTTTCACGGGTGTTCGCGGTCTAG
- a CDS encoding MFS transporter, protein MSIVLRFVAVFTAAINLRAGMASIGAVLDDVVAHYGAPASLGGVITAMPGAMFCIFGLAAVPLARRVGLSPTLLAAGVATAAGLLLRPFAPLMSLFILGTVSVAGGIAMVNVLLPAWIKKYGGRHMVAMTATYSVALSLSAALGPLSALFTDSWQVALGAWASTALLQVAVWAVVVGRAGDDRPEQTGAAGAAGMHRSPTALALMVFFGLQSMNAYVQMGWLPSMLTEQGVSASTATLGLALIGLLGAGGGLLLPAAVARIRTLTPLVIAFGLASAAGYVGILVAAEAAPIVWCVLLGLGGWCFPLALALMPARTRTVLGTARLSGFVQPVGYVLAAAGPLLVGVAYGQLGSFGPILVVLAALSLVMGALGIVASRRVFIEDELAGNE, encoded by the coding sequence ATGTCGATCGTCCTGCGGTTCGTGGCGGTGTTTACCGCCGCGATCAATCTGCGCGCCGGGATGGCGTCGATAGGCGCCGTGCTCGACGACGTCGTGGCCCACTACGGCGCCCCGGCGTCGCTCGGCGGGGTGATCACCGCGATGCCGGGCGCCATGTTTTGCATCTTCGGCCTCGCCGCGGTGCCGCTGGCCCGCCGGGTGGGCCTGTCGCCGACGCTGCTCGCCGCGGGCGTGGCGACGGCCGCCGGGCTCCTCCTGCGCCCGTTCGCCCCGCTGATGTCCCTGTTCATTCTGGGCACGGTGTCCGTCGCCGGCGGAATCGCGATGGTCAACGTGCTGCTGCCGGCGTGGATCAAGAAGTACGGCGGCCGCCACATGGTGGCGATGACCGCCACGTACTCCGTCGCGCTGTCCCTGTCGGCGGCGTTGGGCCCGCTCAGCGCCCTGTTCACCGACTCGTGGCAGGTCGCGCTGGGAGCCTGGGCGTCCACCGCGCTGCTCCAGGTCGCGGTGTGGGCGGTGGTGGTTGGCCGCGCAGGTGACGACCGCCCCGAGCAGACGGGCGCCGCCGGGGCGGCGGGGATGCACCGCTCGCCGACGGCGCTGGCGCTCATGGTGTTCTTCGGGCTGCAGTCCATGAACGCCTATGTGCAGATGGGGTGGCTGCCCTCGATGCTCACCGAGCAGGGCGTGTCCGCCTCGACGGCCACGCTGGGCCTCGCGCTAATCGGCCTGCTCGGCGCCGGGGGCGGCCTGCTCCTGCCGGCCGCGGTGGCGCGAATACGCACGCTCACGCCGCTGGTCATCGCGTTCGGCCTCGCCAGCGCAGCGGGCTACGTCGGCATCCTCGTCGCCGCGGAGGCCGCGCCCATCGTGTGGTGCGTGCTGCTGGGGTTGGGCGGCTGGTGCTTCCCGCTCGCGCTGGCTCTCATGCCGGCACGCACCCGCACGGTGCTCGGCACCGCCCGCCTGTCGGGGTTCGTGCAGCCGGTCGGCTACGTGCTCGCGGCCGCGGGACCCCTGCTCGTGGGCGTGGCCTACGGCCAGCTCGGGTCGTTCGGCCCCATCCTCGTGGTGCTCGCCGCGCTGTCGCTGGTCATGGGCGCGCTCGGGATTGTCGCCTCGCGCAGGGTGTTTATTGAGGACGAGCTCGCAGGAAATGAGTGA
- the rsmI gene encoding 16S rRNA (cytidine(1402)-2'-O)-methyltransferase, with amino-acid sequence MGIVLAATPLGNLGDASARLVEALESADVIAAEDTRRTRQLAAALGIELKARVVSNFDHNEDSRVAELIDAARTGTVVVVTDAGMPLVSDPGHSVVSAAHDAGVPVTCVPGPSAVTTALALSGLNVGHFIFDGFAPRKAGARRAWLETLQGEHRAVCFFESPHRIAATLADAADVLGHARRAAVCRELTKTYEEVRRAPLGELAAWAADGLRGEITVVIEGGEATTPDSAALTDLVLERVRAGERLKDAVKEVARTHGVKAGELYDEALVTRNSN; translated from the coding sequence ATGGGTATCGTTCTGGCGGCCACGCCGCTCGGCAACCTCGGCGACGCCTCCGCCCGGCTCGTCGAAGCCTTGGAGTCGGCCGACGTCATCGCCGCCGAGGACACGCGCCGCACGCGCCAGCTCGCGGCCGCCCTCGGAATCGAGCTGAAAGCCAGGGTCGTCTCCAACTTCGACCACAACGAGGACAGCCGGGTCGCCGAGCTTATCGACGCCGCCCGCACCGGCACCGTCGTCGTTGTCACCGACGCGGGCATGCCCCTCGTCTCCGACCCCGGCCACTCGGTCGTCTCCGCCGCCCACGACGCCGGCGTGCCGGTCACCTGCGTCCCGGGGCCGTCCGCGGTGACCACCGCGCTGGCGTTGTCGGGCCTGAACGTGGGCCACTTCATCTTCGACGGCTTCGCCCCGCGCAAGGCGGGCGCGCGTCGCGCCTGGCTGGAAACGCTCCAGGGCGAGCACAGGGCGGTGTGCTTCTTCGAGTCCCCGCACCGGATCGCGGCCACGCTTGCCGACGCCGCGGACGTCCTGGGGCATGCGCGGCGCGCGGCCGTGTGCCGGGAGCTGACGAAGACCTACGAGGAGGTCCGGCGCGCGCCGCTGGGGGAGCTCGCCGCGTGGGCGGCGGACGGGTTGCGCGGCGAGATCACGGTGGTGATCGAAGGCGGGGAGGCCACCACCCCGGACAGCGCCGCGCTGACCGACCTCGTTCTCGAGCGGGTCCGCGCAGGTGAGCGGCTCAAAGACGCGGTCAAGGAGGTCGCCCGGACCCACGGGGTGAAAGCCGGCGAGCTCTACGATGAGGCGCTCGTCACCCGAAACTCCAATTAG
- a CDS encoding BCCT family transporter translates to MSERVSETGEASATSELAALIEADGRGDTGPVAPEGTVELAAEDSNAPIDYSIVIPLVLVVAAVVAWGLLGTANFSEFADASFTWVIENLGWAFVLFGTVFVGFVIVIALSKFGSIRLGGADEQPEFSTTSWVSMMFAAGMGIGLMFYGASEPLSMYRDGVPGRPNHEVGVSMAQTMFHWTLHPWAVYAVIGLAIAYSTFRLGRKQLLSSAFVPLIGQKGADGVLGKVIDGLAIFATIFGTACSLGLGALQITSGLKASGFVTSPSTQLTIGIVSVLTLAFLLSAVSGVGRGIRWLSNFNMVIAAVLAIFVFVVGPTVSILNMLPTAVGSYIDQFFVMAARTAESADGEAGEFLSGWTIFYWAWWISWSPFVGMFLARISRGRTIREFCLGVMLVPSVLSTIWFCIFGGYAIKLEQEGNSIYGSGAAEEQLFNLLHTLPGGFFMGVFAVILLGTFFITSADSASTVMASMSQSGKTNAKPWLAAIFGLGTAAVGLMLLVSGGSDALNALQSVTIVAATPFLIILVALMVAIVKDVSNDTIYLDKKEQERFARQLAVERRRHRERLASRRRR, encoded by the coding sequence ATGTCAGAAAGAGTTTCAGAGACAGGAGAGGCAAGCGCCACCAGCGAGCTGGCTGCGCTCATCGAGGCGGACGGCCGCGGCGACACCGGGCCCGTCGCGCCCGAGGGCACGGTAGAGCTGGCGGCCGAGGACTCCAACGCGCCGATCGACTACAGCATCGTCATCCCGCTGGTGCTCGTCGTCGCGGCCGTGGTGGCGTGGGGCCTGCTCGGCACCGCCAACTTCTCCGAGTTCGCCGATGCCTCGTTTACCTGGGTGATTGAGAACTTGGGGTGGGCCTTCGTCCTCTTCGGCACCGTGTTCGTCGGCTTCGTGATCGTGATTGCGCTGTCGAAGTTCGGCTCCATCCGCCTCGGCGGCGCCGACGAGCAGCCGGAGTTCTCCACGACCTCGTGGGTCTCCATGATGTTCGCCGCCGGCATGGGCATCGGCCTGATGTTCTACGGCGCCTCCGAGCCGCTGAGCATGTACCGCGACGGCGTCCCGGGGCGCCCCAACCACGAGGTCGGCGTGTCCATGGCGCAGACCATGTTCCACTGGACGCTGCACCCCTGGGCCGTCTACGCGGTCATCGGCCTCGCCATCGCCTACTCCACCTTCCGCCTCGGCCGCAAGCAGCTGCTGTCCAGCGCCTTTGTCCCGCTCATCGGCCAGAAGGGCGCCGACGGCGTCCTAGGCAAGGTGATCGACGGCCTCGCCATCTTCGCCACCATTTTCGGTACCGCCTGCTCGCTGGGTCTCGGCGCGCTGCAGATCACCTCGGGCCTGAAGGCCTCCGGGTTCGTCACCTCCCCGTCGACCCAGCTCACCATTGGCATCGTCTCGGTGCTCACGCTGGCGTTCCTGCTGTCCGCCGTTTCCGGTGTCGGCCGCGGCATCCGCTGGCTGTCCAACTTCAACATGGTCATCGCTGCGGTGCTGGCCATCTTCGTCTTCGTCGTCGGCCCGACCGTGAGCATCCTCAACATGCTGCCGACGGCGGTCGGCTCCTACATCGACCAGTTCTTCGTCATGGCGGCACGCACGGCGGAGAGCGCCGACGGCGAGGCGGGGGAGTTCCTCTCCGGGTGGACCATCTTCTACTGGGCGTGGTGGATTTCCTGGTCGCCGTTCGTCGGCATGTTCCTCGCCCGCATCTCCCGCGGGCGCACGATCCGCGAGTTCTGCCTCGGCGTGATGCTCGTGCCTTCGGTGCTGTCCACCATCTGGTTCTGCATCTTCGGCGGCTACGCCATCAAGCTGGAGCAGGAGGGCAACTCCATCTACGGCTCTGGTGCGGCCGAGGAGCAGCTGTTCAACCTGCTGCACACCTTGCCGGGCGGCTTCTTCATGGGCGTGTTCGCGGTCATCTTGCTCGGCACCTTCTTCATCACCTCGGCTGACTCCGCCTCCACCGTGATGGCCTCGATGTCGCAGAGCGGCAAGACCAACGCCAAGCCGTGGCTGGCCGCCATCTTCGGGCTGGGCACCGCCGCTGTCGGGCTGATGCTGCTGGTCAGCGGCGGCAGCGACGCGCTCAACGCGCTGCAGTCCGTCACCATCGTGGCCGCCACCCCGTTCCTGATTATTCTGGTCGCGCTCATGGTGGCGATTGTCAAGGACGTGTCCAACGACACCATCTATCTGGATAAGAAGGAGCAGGAGCGTTTCGCCCGGCAGCTCGCCGTGGAACGCCGCCGCCACCGTGAGCGCTTGGCGTCGCGGAGGCGTCGGTAA
- a CDS encoding DNA-3-methyladenine glycosylase I, with product MTLPDSGPVIGEDGLARPPWAATDPLLRHYYDTEWGMPVRDERGMFERLCLEGFQVGLSWRLVLQRRDALRAAFHGFDPDAVAAMDSVEHLIDDAKLIRNRRKLEAAVRNARATVALRDDGTHLGEFVWSYQPADTPAPRTVEEIPTFSPESEKLAKDLKARGFTFVGPVNMYALMESTGIVDTNLIGTWRRGASGVWA from the coding sequence ATGACACTTCCTGATTCCGGTCCCGTCATCGGCGAGGACGGCCTCGCCCGCCCGCCGTGGGCGGCCACCGACCCCCTGCTGCGCCACTACTACGACACCGAGTGGGGCATGCCCGTGAGAGATGAGCGCGGCATGTTCGAGCGGCTGTGCCTCGAAGGCTTCCAGGTCGGCCTGTCCTGGCGCCTCGTCCTGCAACGACGCGACGCCCTGCGCGCGGCCTTCCACGGCTTCGACCCCGACGCGGTGGCGGCCATGGATTCCGTGGAGCATTTGATCGACGACGCCAAGCTGATACGCAACCGGCGCAAACTCGAGGCCGCCGTGCGCAACGCGCGGGCCACGGTCGCGCTGCGGGATGATGGCACGCATCTGGGCGAGTTTGTGTGGTCCTACCAGCCGGCCGACACGCCCGCGCCGCGCACCGTGGAGGAGATCCCGACCTTTTCCCCCGAGTCGGAGAAGCTGGCAAAGGATCTCAAGGCGCGCGGTTTCACGTTCGTCGGCCCCGTCAACATGTACGCGCTGATGGAGTCCACCGGCATTGTCGACACCAACCTGATAGGCACGTGGCGCCGCGGCGCCTCCGGCGTGTGGGCCTAG
- a CDS encoding DoxX family protein — MNRPAVRDFALLLLRVVLGAVFVGRGYRRWFETGMGETARQFAQWAVPQPRVSAYLAGTVELIGGSLLIIGLLTTLVAGVLALLAASAAYFVHMGNGFFAEAGGVEYPLVLVAALFIVVVFGAGRASLDGVLTRA, encoded by the coding sequence ATGAACAGGCCCGCGGTCCGCGACTTCGCACTTCTCCTGCTGCGCGTGGTGCTCGGCGCCGTCTTTGTGGGGCGCGGCTACCGCCGCTGGTTTGAGACCGGGATGGGCGAGACCGCCCGCCAATTCGCGCAGTGGGCCGTCCCGCAGCCGCGGGTAAGCGCCTACCTGGCGGGAACGGTGGAGCTCATCGGCGGCTCCCTGCTCATTATCGGGCTGCTGACCACCCTGGTCGCCGGCGTGCTGGCGCTGTTGGCGGCCTCTGCGGCGTACTTCGTGCACATGGGCAACGGCTTTTTCGCCGAGGCCGGCGGCGTGGAATACCCGCTCGTGCTGGTTGCGGCGCTGTTTATCGTGGTCGTGTTCGGCGCGGGGCGGGCGAGCCTCGATGGGGTGCTGACGCGTGCTTAG